In a genomic window of Vicinamibacterales bacterium:
- a CDS encoding NADPH-dependent FMN reductase yields MASTLRVLVLLGAVRRGRQSERVASFVLRRLEGMDGVEATLADLQAIDLPVMEERLGRIDPPPPGLVELGAAIRDADALVVVSPEYNHGYPGALKNALDYFLPEFKRKPVAIVTVSAGGHGGVNAWAQLVTVLVYMGAFVLPQTVAVSRVQDAFAPDGTATDAAYERRVDGMLSELAWLAARLRG; encoded by the coding sequence ATGGCATCCACGCTTCGAGTGCTGGTGCTCCTCGGCGCCGTGCGGCGCGGCCGACAGAGCGAACGAGTCGCGTCCTTCGTGCTGCGGCGGCTGGAGGGGATGGACGGCGTCGAGGCCACGCTGGCCGATCTCCAGGCGATTGACCTCCCCGTGATGGAAGAGCGCCTCGGGCGCATCGACCCGCCCCCGCCCGGACTGGTCGAGCTCGGCGCCGCGATCCGCGACGCCGATGCGCTCGTCGTGGTGTCGCCCGAGTACAACCACGGCTATCCGGGCGCGCTGAAGAACGCCCTGGACTACTTCCTGCCGGAGTTCAAGCGCAAGCCCGTGGCGATCGTGACGGTGTCGGCCGGCGGGCACGGTGGCGTCAACGCCTGGGCGCAGCTGGTGACCGTGCTGGTCTACATGGGCGCGTTCGTCCTGCCGCAGACCGTGGCCGTCTCGCGGGTGCAGGACGCCTTCGCCCCCGACGGCACGGCGACCGATGCGGCCTACGAGCGCCGCGTGGACGGCATGCTCTCCGAACTCGCGTGGCTGGCCGCGCGCCTGCGCGGCTGA
- a CDS encoding DUF1552 domain-containing protein produces the protein MAFLTGKHVARRTMLKGLGATVALPFLDAMVPARGFLAGSAEAASLDRPRLVCIEMVHGAAGASPWGAEQHLWSPVAAGREFDLGPTSLSPLEPWRKHLTVVSDTDVRNAEAFSQPEIGGDHFRSSAVFLTQAHPYQTESSDVRAGISLDQLYAQKFGQDTPLPSMQLCIENVDQAGGCAYGYSCVYTDMISWASATEPLPMIRDPRMAFDQLFGAGGSTEERAARRRATASVLDYVSGQVADLNRKLDPSDRRRMDQYLDNVREIERRIQKVEARNASGEAREIPGAPAGVPDSFDEHMKLMFDLQALAFQADVTRVFSFKTGRDASSRVYPESGVSKGFHPSSHHGNKPANVLEFAQINRYHVSLLPYFMEKLQAIDEGGTNLLDKSLIVYGSPMGDGNVHNHKRCPLILLGGAHGRLTGNVHHRAESGTPMANVMLSVLHMVGLDEVAQFGDSTGTFPLGA, from the coding sequence ATGGCGTTTCTCACTGGCAAGCACGTCGCGCGCCGCACGATGCTCAAGGGCCTCGGGGCCACGGTGGCCCTGCCGTTCCTCGACGCGATGGTGCCGGCCCGCGGCTTCCTGGCCGGATCCGCCGAGGCCGCGTCGCTCGATCGGCCGCGCCTGGTGTGCATCGAGATGGTGCACGGCGCCGCCGGGGCCAGCCCGTGGGGGGCCGAGCAGCACCTCTGGTCGCCGGTGGCGGCCGGGCGCGAGTTCGACCTCGGGCCCACGTCGCTCAGCCCGCTCGAGCCGTGGCGGAAGCACCTCACCGTCGTGAGCGACACCGACGTCCGGAACGCCGAGGCCTTCAGCCAACCCGAGATCGGCGGCGACCACTTCCGGTCGAGCGCCGTGTTCCTCACCCAGGCCCACCCTTACCAGACGGAGAGCTCCGACGTCCGCGCCGGCATCTCGCTCGACCAGCTCTACGCCCAGAAGTTCGGCCAGGACACGCCCCTGCCCTCGATGCAGCTCTGCATCGAGAACGTGGACCAGGCGGGCGGCTGCGCCTACGGCTACTCGTGCGTCTACACGGACATGATCAGCTGGGCGTCGGCGACCGAGCCCCTGCCCATGATTCGCGATCCGCGCATGGCCTTCGATCAGCTGTTCGGCGCGGGCGGATCGACCGAGGAGCGCGCGGCGCGCCGCCGCGCCACGGCGAGCGTGCTCGACTACGTCTCCGGCCAGGTCGCCGACCTGAACCGCAAGCTGGACCCGAGCGACCGGCGCCGCATGGATCAGTACCTGGACAACGTGCGCGAGATCGAGCGGCGCATCCAGAAGGTGGAGGCGCGCAATGCCAGCGGCGAGGCGCGCGAGATCCCGGGCGCCCCGGCCGGCGTGCCCGACTCGTTCGACGAGCACATGAAGCTCATGTTCGACCTCCAGGCGCTGGCCTTCCAGGCCGACGTGACGCGGGTGTTCTCGTTCAAGACGGGCCGCGACGCCTCGAGCCGCGTGTATCCGGAGAGCGGCGTCTCGAAGGGCTTCCACCCGTCGTCGCACCACGGCAACAAGCCGGCGAACGTGCTCGAGTTCGCCCAGATCAACCGCTACCACGTCAGCCTGCTGCCGTACTTCATGGAGAAGCTGCAGGCCATCGACGAGGGCGGCACGAACCTCCTCGACAAGAGCCTCATCGTCTACGGCTCGCCGATGGGCGACGGGAACGTGCACAACCACAAGCGCTGCCCGCTCATCCTGCTGGGCGGCGCCCATGGCCGGCTGACCGGCAACGTGCACCACCGCGCCGAGTCCGGCACGCCGATGGCGAACGTGATGCTGAGCGTGCTGCACATGGTCGGCCTCGACGAGGTCGCCCAGTTCGGCGATTCCACCGGAACCTTCCCGCTCGGCGCCTAG
- a CDS encoding DUF2914 domain-containing protein, with product MPHGRELDYQTWLEDAEQAAAAGDLARAEALLREAARAQEDHLGPVHADLASTFNNLGIVCEQNGHLEDAEAFYRRALAIATAVAGPADPIVETAARNLRDFCEANGRPVEDWPGMNVAAADAPEPPPDAPPRAAPHQSAAGPAPPEAHGVNRPATAAPAPAAGAAPPRAEPWRPPASPAPPAVKAPPPPAPGAGTAPTAATHAPRAPSRPPVLFMVGVAAAALIATAVVAGLWQPWADDEPAARDTAAASGPEAAGPAAESSPRVAPPPAAEPEPPPAAATATAAPSGSPPPLDAPAPVSPTPTPPPTAPAPRPSAAPRASAAAPSDVRVVTASVCASLSPAAGWRCAPLEDATDGDSASYFTRIASPRPVQVQHLWFEDGRLVHTARLSIGANPTEGYRTYSRQRLRAGRWRVELRTAEGALLHEAAFDVRP from the coding sequence ATGCCGCACGGGCGTGAGCTCGACTACCAGACGTGGCTCGAGGACGCGGAGCAGGCGGCCGCGGCCGGAGACCTCGCACGGGCCGAAGCGCTCCTGCGCGAGGCCGCGCGGGCGCAGGAAGACCACCTCGGCCCGGTGCACGCCGACCTCGCGAGCACCTTCAACAACCTCGGCATCGTCTGCGAGCAGAACGGACACCTCGAGGACGCCGAGGCCTTCTATCGCCGCGCGCTCGCGATCGCCACCGCCGTGGCCGGCCCCGCCGACCCGATCGTGGAGACGGCCGCGCGCAACCTGCGCGACTTCTGTGAGGCCAACGGCCGGCCGGTGGAGGACTGGCCGGGCATGAACGTCGCCGCGGCCGACGCGCCCGAGCCGCCCCCGGACGCGCCACCGCGGGCCGCGCCGCACCAATCCGCCGCGGGACCCGCGCCTCCCGAGGCTCACGGCGTCAACCGCCCCGCAACCGCCGCGCCGGCGCCGGCCGCTGGCGCCGCGCCGCCGCGCGCCGAGCCATGGCGGCCCCCAGCCTCGCCAGCACCACCCGCGGTGAAGGCGCCCCCACCACCCGCGCCGGGTGCCGGGACGGCCCCGACAGCGGCGACGCACGCACCGCGCGCGCCAAGCCGGCCGCCCGTGTTGTTCATGGTCGGGGTGGCCGCCGCGGCGCTCATCGCCACGGCCGTCGTCGCCGGACTGTGGCAGCCCTGGGCCGACGACGAGCCCGCGGCCAGGGACACGGCCGCCGCGAGCGGCCCCGAGGCCGCGGGGCCGGCAGCCGAGTCTTCGCCGCGCGTCGCGCCGCCCCCCGCCGCCGAGCCTGAACCGCCGCCCGCCGCCGCGACCGCCACGGCCGCGCCGTCCGGCTCACCGCCGCCACTCGACGCCCCCGCGCCCGTCAGCCCGACGCCGACGCCGCCTCCCACTGCGCCCGCGCCGAGGCCGTCAGCGGCGCCGCGTGCCAGCGCCGCGGCCCCGTCCGATGTCCGGGTCGTCACGGCCAGCGTGTGCGCGTCACTCAGTCCCGCGGCCGGATGGCGGTGCGCTCCGCTCGAGGACGCGACCGACGGCGACAGCGCGTCCTACTTCACGCGCATCGCCAGTCCGCGGCCGGTCCAGGTGCAGCACCTCTGGTTTGAGGACGGCCGCCTCGTCCACACGGCCCGCCTGTCCATCGGCGCCAATCCGACCGAGGGCTACCGGACCTACAGCCGGCAGCGGCTGCGTGCCGGGCGCTGGCGCGTGGAACTGCGGACGGCCGAGGGCGCCCTGCTGCACGAGGCCGCGTTCGACGTGCGGCCCTGA
- a CDS encoding ankyrin repeat domain-containing protein, protein MLTLRGTVAWTTALALLAAGTAVAAREQTRPAAAAAPARTAVAEAAMARDLAGVRATLAAGADVNAAQGDGMTALHWAAERGDRDIAAALLAAGARVDPTTRLGRYTPLHLAARAGHEGVGLLLVESKAEVSALASTGVVPLHLAAGAGATGLVTALLAAGAAVDAKEPQWHQTPLMFAAAAGRTDVVRALAAKGADLGAAGAVVDLKVRNREDAADSRARNQRVAALQRERAERLARISGGKTAAAAPRAPRANDDSGNEPEPLNYADLVGKHGGLTALLLAARDGRAETALALVDLGADIDQVSAGDLTSPLLMATINGHYDLAAALLARGANPRLASDAGATPLYGVLNMQWAPKARHPQPAHYMQQATDYLDLAERFLKAGADVNARLTRTLWYTTYNRDLLGVDRTGATPFWLAAYTLDLPAMKLLLRYGADPDIRTAKVPERYEEGGPDPDKPDQSGLPPVPWSGPAVAPIHAASGVGYGLGFAGNTHRHVPDGWVPAVRFLVEELGADVNARDHNGYTPLHHAAARGDVALIKYLVSKGADVKAVARTGQTTVDMANGPVQRVQPYPEAIELLESLGAVNNHRCVSC, encoded by the coding sequence ATGCTCACGCTTCGAGGGACCGTCGCCTGGACGACGGCGCTGGCGCTGCTGGCGGCCGGGACGGCCGTGGCGGCGCGGGAACAGACCCGTCCGGCGGCGGCCGCCGCGCCCGCCCGGACCGCCGTGGCCGAGGCCGCCATGGCCCGCGATCTCGCCGGAGTCCGCGCGACGCTGGCGGCGGGCGCCGACGTGAACGCCGCGCAGGGCGATGGCATGACGGCCCTGCACTGGGCGGCGGAACGCGGCGACCGTGACATCGCGGCGGCGCTGCTCGCGGCCGGCGCGAGGGTGGATCCGACCACGCGCCTGGGCCGCTACACGCCGCTCCATCTCGCCGCGCGCGCGGGGCACGAGGGCGTCGGCCTGCTGCTCGTGGAGTCGAAGGCGGAGGTCTCGGCGCTGGCGTCGACGGGCGTGGTGCCGCTGCACCTCGCCGCCGGCGCTGGCGCGACCGGACTCGTCACCGCCCTGCTGGCGGCGGGTGCGGCCGTGGACGCGAAGGAGCCACAGTGGCACCAGACGCCGCTGATGTTCGCGGCGGCGGCGGGCCGGACCGACGTCGTGCGGGCGCTGGCGGCGAAAGGCGCCGACCTGGGCGCCGCCGGCGCGGTCGTCGACCTGAAGGTGCGCAACCGGGAGGACGCGGCCGACAGCCGCGCGAGGAACCAGCGCGTGGCCGCGCTGCAGCGCGAGCGGGCCGAGCGTCTGGCGCGGATCTCCGGTGGCAAGACGGCCGCGGCCGCCCCGCGCGCCCCCCGGGCGAACGACGACTCGGGCAACGAACCCGAGCCCCTGAACTACGCCGATCTCGTCGGCAAGCACGGCGGACTCACGGCGCTGCTCCTGGCGGCCCGCGACGGCCGCGCCGAGACGGCCCTGGCGCTGGTGGACCTGGGCGCCGACATCGACCAGGTGAGCGCCGGCGACCTGACGAGCCCGCTGCTCATGGCGACGATCAACGGCCACTACGATCTGGCGGCCGCGCTCCTGGCGCGGGGCGCGAACCCGCGGCTGGCGAGCGACGCCGGCGCGACGCCCCTGTACGGCGTGCTCAACATGCAGTGGGCGCCGAAAGCCCGCCACCCGCAGCCCGCGCATTACATGCAGCAGGCCACGGACTACCTCGACCTGGCCGAGCGCTTCCTGAAGGCCGGCGCCGACGTCAACGCGCGGCTCACTCGCACCCTCTGGTACACGACCTACAACCGCGATCTGCTCGGCGTCGACCGGACGGGCGCCACGCCGTTCTGGCTCGCCGCCTACACGCTGGACCTCCCGGCCATGAAGCTGCTGCTGCGCTACGGCGCGGATCCCGACATCCGGACGGCGAAGGTGCCGGAGCGCTACGAGGAGGGCGGCCCCGATCCCGACAAGCCCGACCAGTCCGGGCTGCCGCCCGTGCCGTGGTCCGGTCCGGCCGTCGCGCCCATCCACGCGGCGTCGGGCGTCGGCTACGGGCTCGGGTTCGCCGGCAACACGCACCGCCACGTGCCCGACGGCTGGGTGCCGGCGGTGCGGTTCCTGGTGGAGGAGCTGGGCGCCGACGTCAACGCCCGCGATCACAACGGCTACACGCCCCTCCACCACGCCGCGGCGCGCGGCGACGTCGCGCTCATCAAGTACCTGGTGTCCAAGGGCGCCGACGTCAAGGCCGTGGCCCGCACGGGCCAGACCACCGTGGACATGGCCAACGGGCCCGTCCAGCGCGTGCAGCCGTACCCCGAGGCCATCGAGCTGCTCGAGAGCCTCGGCGCCGTGAACAACCACCGCTGCGTCAGCTGCTGA